In one Triplophysa dalaica isolate WHDGS20190420 chromosome 9, ASM1584641v1, whole genome shotgun sequence genomic region, the following are encoded:
- the LOC130428346 gene encoding NXPE family member 3-like isoform X2: MMVTDLLTTQLNAHLVHRDRQCLKMLFIGMCIGMICSLILWSQMGNERKKQSPHSFMLQHFAKHHNSSSPVKMSSEESPTSSFYSEFGISSERYSSLQQTLYWAGPDRSITNVSMSTSPAHSTFTIQNLKDSYQIGEELYVMIHARDFKNNIKPYGGDFFQAKLFSSKKASVFGEVVDLLNGSYSVRILLPWVGQAQVAVRLIHSSEAVQVLKHHRDTDSDRVSFFGYFEGPGPNGIKLKETVLCNMKSDKNGLERLKNGNCCCEYKDSRTGVEWRCQKPKSLPCSARVYHSFAEYINHVTAEEAMFLNPSNKGINGQKSTIMILPSNGSTSIDVREKCRPGLHSPVPSGFYLNDVWTSFVCKTRQFTTQTTTQCLKDKHIYMMGDSTVRQWFEFLLNAVPTLKRMDLHVLYQAGPLIAVDVGNNIDLHWRAHGIPLRCRKTELTNLHYTSNEIDDLTGGPHTVVVFHLGIHFTSFPFDFFTHRVLGVRRAVLDLLQRAPATTVIIKTVNTGFKDVFTSDWYSLQLDRILRWAFQDVGVYILDVWQMTSCHYNQENIHPGPVIIKNEIDILLSFICPE, from the exons TTCACAGGGACAGACAGTGTTTAAAGATGTTATTTATTGGGATGTGCATTGGAATGATATGCTCTCTG attttatggTCTCAAATGGgtaatgaaagaaagaaacaatcTCCACACAGCTTTATGCTTCAGCACTTTGCAAAACATCATAACTCCAGCTCCCCTGTAAAAATGAGTTCAGAAGAGTCACCAACAAGCTCATTTTACTCTGAATTTGGAATCAGTTCAGAACGTTACTCCAGTTTACAGCAGACTCTCTACTGGGCTGGACCAGACAGATCCATTACAAATGTATCCATGAGTACAAGTCCAGCTCACTCGACATTCACCATTCAGAATCTGAAAGACAGCTACCAAATAGGGGAGGAGCTTTATGTTATGATCCATGCGagagattttaaaaataatatcaaacCTTATGGAGGGGACTTCTTTCAAGCCAAGCTGTTTTCATCCAAAAAG GCCAGTGTGTTTGGGGAGGTGGTGGACTTGCTCAACGGCTCTTACTCTGTGCGTATTCTTCTGCCGTGGGTGGGGCAGGCACAGGTTGCTGTGCGTCTGATCCACTCCAGTGAAGCTGTGCAGGTCCTCAAGCATCACAGAGACACAGATTCTGACAGAGTGTCTTTCTTTGGATACTTTGAAGGACCAGGACCAAATGGGATCAAGCTGAAAGAAACAGTGTTGTGTAACATGAAGTCAGATAAAAATGGATTAGAAAGACTCAAAAATGGAAATTGCTGTTGTGAATATAAGGATTCTCGCACTGGAGTGGAATGGCGCTGCCAGAAACCCAAATCTCTGCCATGCAGTGCCCGTGTATACCACTCTTTTGCAGAGTACATCAACCACGTGACTGCTGAAGAAGCAATGTTTTT GAATCCAAGTAACAAAGGTATCAATGGACAAAAAAGCACAATCATGATTCTTCCTTCGAATGGAAGTACGAGTATTG ATGTAAGAGAGAAATGTCGTCCTGGTTTGCACTCACCTGTTCCATCCGGCTTTTACCTGAATGATGTGTGGACGTCCTTTGTGTGTAAAACTCGTCAATTTACTACTCAAACAACAACACAGTGTCTGAAGGACAAACACATCTACATGATGGGAGATTCTACAGTGAGACAGTGGTTTGAGTTCTTGCTGAATGCTGTACCAA CTTTGAAGAGGATGGAtctgcatgttttatatcagGCAGGTCCTCTGATAGCAGTGGATGTGGGGAACAACATCGACTTACACTGGAGAGCTCACGGTATTCCTCTGCGGTGTCGGAAAACTGAACTTACAAATCTTCACTACACCAGTAATGAGATTGATGACCTGACGGGAGGACCTCACACTGTTGTTGTATTTCATCTGGGGATCCACTTTACGTCATTTCCTTTCGATTTCTTCACCCACAGAGTGTTGGGGGTTCGAAGAGCTGTCCTAGATTTACTACAGCGAGCACCAGCAACTACTGTTATCATCAAAACTGTCAACACTGGATTTAAG GATGTGTTTACCAGCGACTGGTATTCTCTTCAGTTGGACAGAATTCTGCGGTGGGCTTTTCAGGATGTtggtgtttatattttggatGTATGGCAAATGACATCCTGTCACTACAACCAAGAGAACATTC
- the LOC130428346 gene encoding NXPE family member 3-like isoform X4, translating into MLIWILWSQMGNERKKQSPHSFMLQHFAKHHNSSSPVKMSSEESPTSSFYSEFGISSERYSSLQQTLYWAGPDRSITNVSMSTSPAHSTFTIQNLKDSYQIGEELYVMIHARDFKNNIKPYGGDFFQAKLFSSKKASVFGEVVDLLNGSYSVRILLPWVGQAQVAVRLIHSSEAVQVLKHHRDTDSDRVSFFGYFEGPGPNGIKLKETVLCNMKSDKNGLERLKNGNCCCEYKDSRTGVEWRCQKPKSLPCSARVYHSFAEYINHVTAEEAMFLNPSNKGINGQKSTIMILPSNGSTSIDVREKCRPGLHSPVPSGFYLNDVWTSFVCKTRQFTTQTTTQCLKDKHIYMMGDSTVRQWFEFLLNAVPTLKRMDLHVLYQAGPLIAVDVGNNIDLHWRAHGIPLRCRKTELTNLHYTSNEIDDLTGGPHTVVVFHLGIHFTSFPFDFFTHRVLGVRRAVLDLLQRAPATTVIIKTVNTGFKDVFTSDWYSLQLDRILRWAFQDVGVYILDVWQMTSCHYNQENIHPGPVIIKNEIDILLSFICPE; encoded by the exons attttatggTCTCAAATGGgtaatgaaagaaagaaacaatcTCCACACAGCTTTATGCTTCAGCACTTTGCAAAACATCATAACTCCAGCTCCCCTGTAAAAATGAGTTCAGAAGAGTCACCAACAAGCTCATTTTACTCTGAATTTGGAATCAGTTCAGAACGTTACTCCAGTTTACAGCAGACTCTCTACTGGGCTGGACCAGACAGATCCATTACAAATGTATCCATGAGTACAAGTCCAGCTCACTCGACATTCACCATTCAGAATCTGAAAGACAGCTACCAAATAGGGGAGGAGCTTTATGTTATGATCCATGCGagagattttaaaaataatatcaaacCTTATGGAGGGGACTTCTTTCAAGCCAAGCTGTTTTCATCCAAAAAG GCCAGTGTGTTTGGGGAGGTGGTGGACTTGCTCAACGGCTCTTACTCTGTGCGTATTCTTCTGCCGTGGGTGGGGCAGGCACAGGTTGCTGTGCGTCTGATCCACTCCAGTGAAGCTGTGCAGGTCCTCAAGCATCACAGAGACACAGATTCTGACAGAGTGTCTTTCTTTGGATACTTTGAAGGACCAGGACCAAATGGGATCAAGCTGAAAGAAACAGTGTTGTGTAACATGAAGTCAGATAAAAATGGATTAGAAAGACTCAAAAATGGAAATTGCTGTTGTGAATATAAGGATTCTCGCACTGGAGTGGAATGGCGCTGCCAGAAACCCAAATCTCTGCCATGCAGTGCCCGTGTATACCACTCTTTTGCAGAGTACATCAACCACGTGACTGCTGAAGAAGCAATGTTTTT GAATCCAAGTAACAAAGGTATCAATGGACAAAAAAGCACAATCATGATTCTTCCTTCGAATGGAAGTACGAGTATTG ATGTAAGAGAGAAATGTCGTCCTGGTTTGCACTCACCTGTTCCATCCGGCTTTTACCTGAATGATGTGTGGACGTCCTTTGTGTGTAAAACTCGTCAATTTACTACTCAAACAACAACACAGTGTCTGAAGGACAAACACATCTACATGATGGGAGATTCTACAGTGAGACAGTGGTTTGAGTTCTTGCTGAATGCTGTACCAA CTTTGAAGAGGATGGAtctgcatgttttatatcagGCAGGTCCTCTGATAGCAGTGGATGTGGGGAACAACATCGACTTACACTGGAGAGCTCACGGTATTCCTCTGCGGTGTCGGAAAACTGAACTTACAAATCTTCACTACACCAGTAATGAGATTGATGACCTGACGGGAGGACCTCACACTGTTGTTGTATTTCATCTGGGGATCCACTTTACGTCATTTCCTTTCGATTTCTTCACCCACAGAGTGTTGGGGGTTCGAAGAGCTGTCCTAGATTTACTACAGCGAGCACCAGCAACTACTGTTATCATCAAAACTGTCAACACTGGATTTAAG GATGTGTTTACCAGCGACTGGTATTCTCTTCAGTTGGACAGAATTCTGCGGTGGGCTTTTCAGGATGTtggtgtttatattttggatGTATGGCAAATGACATCCTGTCACTACAACCAAGAGAACATTC